One window of Cygnus atratus isolate AKBS03 ecotype Queensland, Australia chromosome 17, CAtr_DNAZoo_HiC_assembly, whole genome shotgun sequence genomic DNA carries:
- the ARL6IP4 gene encoding ADP-ribosylation factor-like protein 6-interacting protein 4 isoform X1, producing MGTGSEGGDGTGPEERRRRGPGPRGGGAMARSQSRKRSRSRSPSRSRQRRKEKRRKSGRDPQPGSGSPGRRPSGPHGRRSSSAAAKEEKKKEGKSKKKRKASTSSSETSSSSSSSSSSSSSSSSSSEDSSDSEPKAKKSRHSKKKQAKHKEKKKKKKRIKKKSKKKSKEKAKEERAKAEVVPGPSLEQWQKESLVDSGPVLTDEQKSRIQAMKPMTKEEWDARQSVIRRVVDPETGRTRLIKGDGEVLEEIVSKERHKEINKQATRGDGLAFQVRTGMLQ from the exons ATGGGGACCGGAAGTGAGGGGGGGGACGGGACCGGGCCggaggagcggcggcggcgcggccccggcccgcg GGGCGGAGGCGCCATGGCCCGCAGCCAGTCACGGAAGCGATCGCGGAGCCGGAGCCCCTCTCGCAGCCGGCAGCGGAGGAAGGAGAAGCGCAGGAAGAGCGGCAGGGACCCGCAGCCCGGCAGCGGCTCGCCAGGGAGGCGGCCCTCAGGGCCTCACGGGCGCAGGTCGAGCTCAGCAGCCGCGAAGGAAG aaaagaagaaggaaggaaagagcaaaaagaagaggaaggcaAGCACGTCTTCCTCTGAGacatcttcctcctccagctcctcctcctcgtcttcgtcttcttccagctcctcttccgAGGACTCCAGTGACAGTGAGCCCAAAGCAAAGAAGAGTCGACACagcaaaaagaagcaagcaaaacacaaagagaaaaagaagaagaagaagagaataaaaaagaaatccaaaaagaagtcaaaagaaaaagctaaggAGGAGAGAGCCAAGGCAGAAGTGGTGCCCGGCCCCTCGCTGGAGCAGTGGCAGAAGGAGTCGCTGGTGGACTCCGGGCCAG TCCTGACAGACGAACAGAAATCCCGCATCCAGGCTATGAAGCCGATGACGAAGGAAGAATGGGACGCGAGGCAGAGCGTCATACGGAGAGTCGTGGACCCCGAAACGGGGAGAACCAG GCTTATTAAGGGAGATGGAGAAGTTCTAGAAGAAATTGTCAGCAAGGAGAGACACAAAGAGATTAACAAg CAAGCCACCCGGGGGGACGGGCTGGCCTTCCAGGTGCGGACGGGGATGCTGCAGTGA
- the ARL6IP4 gene encoding ADP-ribosylation factor-like protein 6-interacting protein 4 isoform X2, which produces MLRASRAEAPWPAASHGSDRGAGAPLAAGSGGRRSAGRAAGTRSPAAARQGGGPQGLTGAGRAQQPRRKVGREKKKEGKSKKKRKASTSSSETSSSSSSSSSSSSSSSSSSEDSSDSEPKAKKSRHSKKKQAKHKEKKKKKKRIKKKSKKKSKEKAKEERAKAEVVPGPSLEQWQKESLVDSGPVLTDEQKSRIQAMKPMTKEEWDARQSVIRRVVDPETGRTRLIKGDGEVLEEIVSKERHKEINKQATRGDGLAFQVRTGMLQ; this is translated from the exons ATGCTGCGAGCGTCGA GGGCGGAGGCGCCATGGCCCGCAGCCAGTCACGGAAGCGATCGCGGAGCCGGAGCCCCTCTCGCAGCCGGCAGCGGAGGAAGGAGAAGCGCAGGAAGAGCGGCAGGGACCCGCAGCCCGGCAGCGGCTCGCCAGGGAGGCGGCCCTCAGGGCCTCACGGGCGCAGGTCGAGCTCAGCAGCCGCGAAGGAAGGTGGGGAGAG aaaagaagaaggaaggaaagagcaaaaagaagaggaaggcaAGCACGTCTTCCTCTGAGacatcttcctcctccagctcctcctcctcgtcttcgtcttcttccagctcctcttccgAGGACTCCAGTGACAGTGAGCCCAAAGCAAAGAAGAGTCGACACagcaaaaagaagcaagcaaaacacaaagagaaaaagaagaagaagaagagaataaaaaagaaatccaaaaagaagtcaaaagaaaaagctaaggAGGAGAGAGCCAAGGCAGAAGTGGTGCCCGGCCCCTCGCTGGAGCAGTGGCAGAAGGAGTCGCTGGTGGACTCCGGGCCAG TCCTGACAGACGAACAGAAATCCCGCATCCAGGCTATGAAGCCGATGACGAAGGAAGAATGGGACGCGAGGCAGAGCGTCATACGGAGAGTCGTGGACCCCGAAACGGGGAGAACCAG GCTTATTAAGGGAGATGGAGAAGTTCTAGAAGAAATTGTCAGCAAGGAGAGACACAAAGAGATTAACAAg CAAGCCACCCGGGGGGACGGGCTGGCCTTCCAGGTGCGGACGGGGATGCTGCAGTGA
- the ARL6IP4 gene encoding ADP-ribosylation factor-like protein 6-interacting protein 4 isoform X3 has product MARSQSRKRSRSRSPSRSRQRRKEKRRKSGRDPQPGSGSPGRRPSGPHGRRSSSAAAKEEKKKEGKSKKKRKASTSSSETSSSSSSSSSSSSSSSSSSEDSSDSEPKAKKSRHSKKKQAKHKEKKKKKKRIKKKSKKKSKEKAKEERAKAEVVPGPSLEQWQKESLVDSGPVLTDEQKSRIQAMKPMTKEEWDARQSVIRRVVDPETGRTRLIKGDGEVLEEIVSKERHKEINKQATRGDGLAFQVRTGMLQ; this is encoded by the exons ATGGCCCGCAGCCAGTCACGGAAGCGATCGCGGAGCCGGAGCCCCTCTCGCAGCCGGCAGCGGAGGAAGGAGAAGCGCAGGAAGAGCGGCAGGGACCCGCAGCCCGGCAGCGGCTCGCCAGGGAGGCGGCCCTCAGGGCCTCACGGGCGCAGGTCGAGCTCAGCAGCCGCGAAGGAAG aaaagaagaaggaaggaaagagcaaaaagaagaggaaggcaAGCACGTCTTCCTCTGAGacatcttcctcctccagctcctcctcctcgtcttcgtcttcttccagctcctcttccgAGGACTCCAGTGACAGTGAGCCCAAAGCAAAGAAGAGTCGACACagcaaaaagaagcaagcaaaacacaaagagaaaaagaagaagaagaagagaataaaaaagaaatccaaaaagaagtcaaaagaaaaagctaaggAGGAGAGAGCCAAGGCAGAAGTGGTGCCCGGCCCCTCGCTGGAGCAGTGGCAGAAGGAGTCGCTGGTGGACTCCGGGCCAG TCCTGACAGACGAACAGAAATCCCGCATCCAGGCTATGAAGCCGATGACGAAGGAAGAATGGGACGCGAGGCAGAGCGTCATACGGAGAGTCGTGGACCCCGAAACGGGGAGAACCAG GCTTATTAAGGGAGATGGAGAAGTTCTAGAAGAAATTGTCAGCAAGGAGAGACACAAAGAGATTAACAAg CAAGCCACCCGGGGGGACGGGCTGGCCTTCCAGGTGCGGACGGGGATGCTGCAGTGA
- the OGFOD2 gene encoding LOW QUALITY PROTEIN: 2-oxoglutarate and iron-dependent oxygenase domain-containing protein 2 (The sequence of the model RefSeq protein was modified relative to this genomic sequence to represent the inferred CDS: inserted 1 base in 1 codon; deleted 1 base in 1 codon) produces MAAARQFRACSCFFSDNLFVRRCGLHVRYRHREQLRNDYGTALRERGCGSPEVFEAVVREIEAEVQRRKQLIHQSAERKAIIASRYKRKHPEVYILQDSFLAPEFLEIVSYCSSPDAHLDGLLRYTESFSDKRIYRLPVFTEEFCRAFVEELENFEQSDMPKGRPNSMNNYGVLLNEIGMDENFITPLREKYLRPITALLYPDXGGACLDSHKAFVVKYALHEDLDLSSHYDNAEVTLNVSLGKDFTEGNLYFGDFRQDPSPVPNYIEVEHVGTQGLLHRGGQIHGALPIASGERWNLIVWMRASTIRNRLCPMCNQKPELVEAEGFGDGFTETEDDVPETVDLCSLW; encoded by the exons ATGGCGGCGGCCCGGCAGTTCCGGGCTTGCTCCTGCTTCTTCTCGGACAACCTCTTCGTGAGGCGCTGCGGGCTGCACGTCCGCTACCGGCACCGCGAGCAGCTCCGCAACGACTACGGGACG GCGCTgagggagcggggctgcggcaGCCCCGAGGTGTTCGAGGCCGTGGTGCGGGAG ATCGAGGCAGAagtgcagagaagaaagcagttaATCCATCAGTCGGCAGAACGCAAAGCCATCATCGCCAGCCGTTACAAACGAAAACACCCTGAAGTGTACATTCTTCAG GATTCATTCCTGGCCCCGGAATTTTTAGAAATCGTTAGCTACTGCAGTTCACCAGATGCTCATCTCGATGGCCTCCTGCGCTACACCGAGTCCTTCTCAG ATAAGAGGATCTATCGGCTGCCAGTGTTCACGGAGGAGTTCTGCAGAGCCTTTGTTGAGGAGCTGGAGAACTTTGAGCAGTCGGACATGCCGAAGGGCAGG CCAAACAGCATGAATAACTACGGG GTCTTGCTCAACGAGATAGGGATGGATGAAAACTTCATCACGCCCCTGCGGGAGAAATACCTGCGGCCCATTACGGCTCTGCTTTACCCCG TTGGGGGCGCCTGCCTGGACAGCCACAAGGCGTTCGTGGTCAAGTACGCGCTGCACGAAGACCTGGATCTGAGCTCTCACTATGATAACGCAGAAGTCACCTTAAACGTTTCGCTGGGAAAAGACTTCACAGAAGGCAACTTGTACTTCGGGGACTTCAGACAG GATCCCAGCCCTGTGCCGAACTACATCGAGGTCGAACACGTGGGGACGCAGGGGCTGTTACACAGAGGAGGGCAGATCCACGGGGCGCTCCCCATCGCCTCGGGGGAACGCTGGAACCTCATCGTCTGGATGAGAGCCTCCACCATCCGCAACCGGCTTTGCCCCATGTGCAACCAGAAGCCCGAGCTGGTCGAAGCAGAGGGGTTCGGAGACGGCTTCACGGAAACTGAGGATGACGTCCCTGAGACTGTGGATCTCTGTTCGCTGTGGTAG